Proteins co-encoded in one Cytophaga hutchinsonii ATCC 33406 genomic window:
- a CDS encoding glycosyltransferase family 4 protein — MHIIHLVLGKANPDRMNGVNKVVDNLAKEQTVLGYRVSVWGITPDPKDKTTERTYDLNLFQAKRNKLILDAEIKKAIEECPKDTVFHIHGGFIPEFYHFTKLLNKHGLDFILTPHGNYAANALRKNGLLKCIYFNLFEKNMLSTCKAIHCLGEREKNDIDKVHALSKKLLIPNGQRMEDIPKMLSRTESSIPVFGYCGRITRDQKGLDLLIEGFKKYKDQNGTGQLKLIGNGEYLNELTKYVRKNNLIDVVLFLGVRYGDDKFNEIAAMDAFYHPSRNEGLPTAVLEAAATGIPCVVSSFTNMGETIEKSNAGIFLKKNTPDEICTSMFQIELWKKENKIRLIGQNAVNMIKLNFDWNTIAQKLIKVYEE, encoded by the coding sequence ATGCACATCATTCACTTAGTGTTAGGTAAAGCAAATCCGGATAGGATGAATGGAGTCAACAAGGTAGTTGACAATTTAGCTAAAGAACAAACCGTTCTTGGTTATCGAGTTAGTGTTTGGGGTATTACCCCGGATCCGAAGGATAAAACAACTGAAAGAACCTATGATCTAAATTTATTTCAGGCAAAGAGAAATAAATTGATTCTAGATGCAGAAATCAAAAAGGCTATCGAAGAATGTCCTAAAGACACCGTGTTTCACATACACGGTGGTTTTATTCCTGAATTTTATCATTTTACAAAACTACTGAATAAACATGGATTGGATTTCATACTAACCCCTCATGGAAATTATGCTGCAAATGCGCTTAGAAAAAATGGTTTATTGAAATGCATTTACTTCAATTTATTTGAAAAAAATATGCTTTCAACCTGCAAAGCTATTCATTGTTTAGGTGAAAGAGAAAAGAATGACATTGACAAAGTACATGCATTATCAAAAAAACTGCTTATTCCTAACGGCCAACGCATGGAAGACATTCCTAAAATGCTTTCTAGAACAGAAAGTAGTATTCCTGTTTTTGGCTATTGCGGACGCATTACTCGTGATCAAAAAGGATTGGACTTGTTAATTGAAGGTTTTAAAAAATACAAAGATCAAAATGGAACAGGACAACTAAAATTGATAGGAAATGGAGAATATTTGAATGAATTAACTAAATATGTCAGAAAAAATAATTTAATTGATGTTGTACTTTTTCTTGGTGTTCGTTATGGAGATGACAAATTTAATGAAATCGCTGCTATGGATGCATTTTATCATCCCTCACGCAACGAAGGACTTCCCACAGCAGTACTAGAAGCTGCAGCAACGGGAATTCCATGTGTTGTAAGTTCTTTCACGAACATGGGAGAAACAATTGAAAAAAGCAATGCAGGTATCTTTTTAAAAAAAAATACTCCAGATGAAATCTGTACCTCCATGTTTCAAATTGAATTATGGAAAAAAGAAAATAAAATCAGACTGATTGGTCAAAACGCCGTTAACATGATTAAGCTAAACTTTGACTGGAACACCATTGCTCAAAAACTTATTAAAGTTTATGAAGAATAA
- a CDS encoding response regulator, translated as MRKYINPRVFVVEDNTTYAQMIGYQLEQKRNTVDIFHSGEECLNQLYKNPDIIVLDYMLGTMDGIEVLKQVKSINPDIQVIFLSAQDDIQVGINSLKYGAFDYVIKDDDAHLNVSLAITKILMLKSMVITETKRSKLKRFAIASLFVLVAFTAFKLIF; from the coding sequence ATGAGAAAATATATAAACCCACGTGTTTTTGTTGTAGAAGACAACACGACATATGCTCAAATGATAGGATATCAATTAGAGCAAAAAAGAAATACCGTAGATATTTTTCACTCGGGAGAGGAATGTTTAAACCAATTATATAAAAACCCTGATATCATAGTGCTTGATTACATGCTTGGAACTATGGATGGAATTGAAGTCTTAAAACAAGTAAAATCAATCAATCCAGACATTCAAGTAATTTTTCTATCCGCTCAAGACGATATACAGGTTGGCATCAATAGTCTAAAATACGGAGCATTTGATTATGTAATTAAAGATGATGATGCACACTTAAATGTATCGTTAGCCATTACAAAAATACTAATGCTAAAATCAATGGTAATAACCGAAACAAAAAGAAGCAAATTGAAAAGATTTGCAATTGCATCTTTATTTGTACTGGTTGCTTTTACAGCTTTTAAATTAATTTTTTGA
- a CDS encoding GumC family protein, with protein MNNLQQIIRIFQPAFKGFPIIIGIMAVMIFIASRIVRYSTPMYECTGRIKLEDPNIDISNTNLFKTFDVFNNPSKIMAEVEVVKSPEMLRAALSNIPFDVSYYREGNIRTSELFYDSPFAVRYTISNTDFYGIHFNIQVIDTTKFNLSYILNEKPYHSLQSFNKPIQLPGIDLYIKLNSDILKNKPAISIFDKYFFTINSMEQQMELLSTYVDVNELDKDIPVIRIICKHPVPEKAMLMTNTLMETYIEEGIKIKTGAAKKTVDFIDQQLVEIADKLITSENELENYRLKNNITNTKLEVETDLKKVAQLKIQLTNVEMNLATLDTIDQYINQDSEDFLSKAANYEGYGGLLYTELMKRLKELQAERKELLLKYTPENDKIKVIDANIDDVTSYIKTNIHNTKNGMRIQRDKIQADILLAEIPFESIPTKEKQLIILERNFKLNQEIYNFLTEKNTEASIAEGATFSFHRIIQRATLPSKPVSPKKTFTLLVFGFLGLIIGLAIVYIYEAISSRIKYKDELEKNSTCPVIADIRHENYKNSAKQDFLALATRLLITNNNSLLISLTSSIDKEGKTFIAQGLAHAFSDMKVPVLLIGSNLRNKSIGEFYNLSNKKGFSEYIIEDSSMNECIYNQNKSDLYVMPEGDSNLIPEAIFTNTLLSEKINLLKNNFKVIILDTPSFDTSIDALPIMRVSDINLYLFRANFTKTKQLIEPDLLKEEYALDSIRLILNDVEGFSKMKKDRGIRRTIKMASIKAILFIRKKFSKNK; from the coding sequence ATGAATAATCTGCAACAAATCATTCGGATTTTTCAGCCTGCATTTAAAGGCTTCCCTATTATTATTGGAATAATGGCAGTAATGATCTTTATCGCCAGCAGAATTGTTCGATACAGTACGCCTATGTATGAGTGCACAGGCAGAATAAAATTAGAAGATCCAAACATTGATATATCAAATACCAATCTTTTTAAAACCTTTGATGTATTCAATAATCCAAGTAAAATAATGGCCGAAGTGGAGGTGGTTAAATCTCCGGAGATGCTTCGTGCTGCATTATCAAACATTCCATTTGACGTTTCTTATTATAGAGAAGGCAATATCAGAACCTCCGAACTATTTTATGACAGTCCATTTGCAGTTAGATATACCATTTCCAATACAGACTTTTATGGTATTCATTTTAACATTCAGGTGATTGATACTACAAAATTCAACCTTTCTTATATTTTAAATGAAAAACCGTATCATTCACTTCAATCTTTCAATAAGCCTATTCAACTTCCAGGAATTGATCTATATATAAAACTCAACTCCGATATTTTAAAAAATAAGCCAGCCATTTCAATTTTTGATAAATACTTTTTTACGATCAATTCAATGGAACAACAGATGGAGCTATTAAGCACCTATGTTGATGTAAATGAATTAGACAAAGACATCCCAGTAATACGCATTATTTGTAAGCACCCAGTACCAGAAAAGGCAATGTTAATGACCAATACATTGATGGAAACCTATATTGAAGAAGGAATAAAAATCAAAACCGGCGCTGCTAAAAAAACAGTAGACTTTATAGATCAACAATTGGTTGAGATTGCCGATAAACTTATTACCTCTGAAAATGAATTGGAAAATTATCGTTTAAAAAATAACATAACCAATACAAAACTTGAAGTTGAAACAGATCTGAAAAAAGTTGCCCAACTAAAAATTCAGCTAACAAACGTTGAAATGAATCTGGCTACACTGGATACAATCGATCAATACATCAATCAAGATAGTGAAGATTTTTTATCGAAAGCAGCAAATTATGAAGGATATGGAGGTTTATTGTATACGGAATTAATGAAACGTTTAAAAGAACTTCAAGCAGAACGAAAAGAATTATTATTAAAATATACCCCTGAAAATGACAAAATAAAAGTCATTGATGCAAATATTGATGATGTAACCTCATATATCAAAACAAATATTCACAACACCAAAAATGGAATGCGCATTCAACGAGACAAAATACAGGCAGATATTTTGTTAGCAGAAATTCCTTTTGAAAGCATTCCAACCAAAGAAAAACAATTGATCATTTTAGAGCGGAACTTTAAATTGAATCAAGAGATCTATAATTTCTTAACAGAAAAAAATACGGAAGCGAGTATTGCTGAAGGTGCAACATTTTCTTTCCATAGAATCATTCAACGAGCTACGTTACCGTCTAAACCCGTTTCACCGAAAAAGACATTTACATTATTGGTATTTGGTTTTTTGGGATTAATAATCGGTTTGGCCATCGTTTATATTTATGAGGCAATCAGCTCACGAATTAAATACAAAGATGAGTTAGAGAAAAATTCAACTTGCCCGGTTATTGCAGACATACGACATGAAAATTACAAGAACTCTGCCAAACAAGATTTTCTTGCTTTGGCTACTAGACTATTAATTACAAATAATAACTCGCTGCTTATATCTTTAACTTCCAGTATAGATAAAGAAGGAAAAACATTCATTGCACAAGGATTGGCTCATGCATTTTCCGATATGAAAGTTCCTGTCCTTTTAATTGGAAGTAACCTAAGAAACAAGTCTATCGGAGAATTCTATAATTTATCGAATAAGAAAGGATTTTCTGAATACATTATTGAAGACTCCTCAATGAATGAATGCATATACAATCAAAACAAATCTGATTTGTATGTAATGCCTGAAGGAGATAGTAATCTTATCCCTGAAGCAATATTCACAAATACGTTATTAAGTGAAAAAATAAACCTATTAAAGAACAATTTCAAAGTCATTATTCTTGACACTCCTTCCTTTGATACATCTATTGATGCACTTCCCATCATGCGTGTTAGTGATATAAACTTGTATTTATTCAGAGCGAACTTTACAAAGACCAAACAACTTATTGAGCCAGATCTACTAAAAGAAGAATATGCCCTTGATTCCATCCGTTTAATATTAAATGATGTAGAAGGCTTTTCGAAAATGAAAAAGGATCGAGGAATAAGAAGAACAATTAAAATGGCCAGCATAAAAGCTATATTATTCATTCGTAAAAAATTCAGTAAGAATAAATAA
- a CDS encoding O-antigen ligase family protein → MTLKNQSPLLTLNASRKIFPWLIFILFMRLVGFSTISDSAAIAKVLKTGIGLIMTTITIFIFYRLVKKGFIPSFRYQHVLTILFYCLYLSLGLISLVWTSDVAVSALQITRDIEMLVFSFFFIYIIVMLNHYYPEDFIRISAIMGPAIVLNLSIFLIGNIVAPDIFIRKTHGGEVSRLGGQMMNPNELGMLCGVAIACCFAELKQKANLIWNTIMILIALYALFITGSRSSMIGFFLVAMYYVIISKSYTLKATVVAVGILIMPIVVNVIFLKEGAKTSGTSGAEEVLSMTGRLPFWQALLSEGLPREPLLGFGFMRINYTTYFQGAHTYPAAMTHNTFIQVLMNLGLIGFFIVLIQMVFMVRTIIKVEDKAQKELIFTLLMPILINSFTEFGIWGEVNYSILFYQILILTMVVRYKNRFSILEKIIQKKKLGIG, encoded by the coding sequence ATGACGCTTAAAAATCAGTCTCCTTTATTGACCTTAAATGCTTCCAGGAAAATATTTCCCTGGTTGATATTTATATTGTTTATGAGATTGGTTGGTTTCTCTACCATCAGCGACAGTGCAGCCATAGCCAAAGTGCTTAAAACAGGAATTGGGTTGATAATGACAACCATCACGATATTCATTTTTTATAGACTCGTAAAAAAAGGGTTTATACCATCCTTTAGATATCAGCATGTATTAACAATTCTATTTTATTGCCTTTATCTTTCTTTAGGTCTTATTTCGCTTGTATGGACTTCAGATGTTGCCGTATCCGCACTACAAATTACGCGAGACATTGAAATGCTGGTTTTTTCTTTTTTCTTTATTTATATCATTGTAATGTTAAATCATTACTATCCTGAAGATTTCATTAGGATTAGCGCCATTATGGGGCCGGCGATTGTATTGAATCTTAGCATCTTTTTAATCGGAAACATTGTAGCTCCGGATATTTTTATCCGAAAAACACATGGTGGCGAAGTAAGCAGATTGGGGGGACAGATGATGAATCCGAATGAGCTTGGCATGTTGTGCGGTGTAGCTATTGCCTGTTGTTTTGCTGAATTAAAACAAAAAGCCAATCTGATCTGGAATACAATCATGATATTGATTGCATTGTATGCCTTATTCATAACAGGATCCAGGTCTTCCATGATTGGTTTCTTTTTAGTTGCCATGTATTATGTGATCATTTCAAAAAGTTATACATTGAAAGCAACAGTAGTTGCTGTTGGCATTCTAATCATGCCAATTGTTGTAAATGTAATTTTTTTAAAGGAAGGTGCTAAAACATCCGGTACTTCAGGCGCGGAAGAAGTGCTATCCATGACTGGAAGATTACCGTTTTGGCAGGCTCTACTTTCAGAAGGATTACCACGTGAACCATTGCTAGGGTTTGGATTTATGCGCATCAATTACACCACATATTTTCAGGGTGCCCACACCTACCCTGCTGCGATGACGCACAATACATTTATTCAGGTACTGATGAATTTGGGGCTCATTGGCTTTTTTATTGTATTGATTCAAATGGTTTTTATGGTACGTACAATCATAAAAGTTGAAGACAAAGCACAAAAAGAATTGATCTTTACATTACTGATGCCCATACTTATTAATTCTTTCACTGAATTTGGAATATGGGGAGAGGTTAATTACTCCATTCTTTTTTATCAAATCCTTATTCTAACTATGGTAGTTAGATACAAAAACCGATTCAGCATTTTAGAAAAAATTATTCAAAAAAAGAAGTTAGGAATAGGTTAA
- a CDS encoding sigma-54-dependent transcriptional regulator translates to METLTIFIVEDDIMYSNIIEFHLSLNPDYQIQKFQTAEALLDKLHLKPSVITIDYSLPDMKGNQLLKKIKNIDSSIPVIVISGQEDISTAVALLKEGAYDYIVKNDDTKDHLWNTLRNLKEHLQLRKEVDVLRKEVYQKYTFENSIKGNSPALQKIFNLIDKASKTNINVSISGETGTGKELVAKAIHYNSERKNKAFVPVNMTAIPKELMESELFGYEKGAFTGALNRRIGKFEEADQGTIFLDEIGEMDLSMQSKLLRVIQEKEVTRLGGNNTVKIDVRIVVATHKNLADEVKKGNFREDLYYRLLGLPIPLPPLRERGNDIILLANYFLESFCKENKMIKLSFTTEAKEKLLKYPYPGNIRELKAITDLAAVMATSESVEEENINFSSLNSFSDFMIEETTLNEYTKRIIKHFLNKYDNNVLKVAAKLDIGKSTIYKMIKDHEIDI, encoded by the coding sequence ATGGAAACCTTAACAATTTTTATTGTAGAAGATGATATAATGTATTCGAATATCATTGAATTTCATTTATCACTGAATCCGGATTATCAAATTCAAAAATTCCAAACAGCCGAAGCATTATTAGATAAATTACATCTAAAACCATCTGTTATTACAATTGATTATTCTTTGCCTGATATGAAAGGAAATCAATTATTAAAAAAAATAAAAAATATTGATTCTAGCATACCGGTCATTGTCATTTCAGGACAGGAAGATATATCTACAGCAGTAGCATTATTAAAAGAGGGTGCATATGATTACATTGTTAAAAATGACGACACCAAAGACCATCTTTGGAATACCTTACGAAATTTAAAAGAACATCTTCAATTACGCAAAGAAGTAGATGTATTAAGAAAAGAAGTTTATCAAAAATATACCTTCGAAAACAGTATAAAAGGAAATAGTCCAGCACTTCAAAAAATATTCAATTTAATTGATAAAGCTTCCAAAACTAATATTAATGTTTCTATTTCCGGAGAAACGGGTACAGGAAAAGAACTGGTTGCTAAAGCAATTCATTATAATTCCGAAAGAAAAAACAAAGCCTTTGTACCTGTAAATATGACTGCTATACCGAAAGAACTAATGGAAAGTGAATTGTTTGGGTATGAAAAAGGCGCTTTTACAGGAGCATTAAACAGACGCATAGGAAAATTTGAAGAAGCAGACCAGGGAACAATTTTCCTGGATGAAATCGGCGAGATGGACTTAAGCATGCAATCAAAATTACTGCGAGTTATTCAAGAAAAAGAAGTAACACGTTTAGGAGGAAATAATACTGTAAAAATTGATGTACGCATTGTTGTTGCTACACACAAAAATTTGGCAGATGAAGTCAAAAAAGGAAATTTCAGAGAAGATTTGTATTATCGACTTTTAGGCTTGCCTATTCCCTTACCTCCTCTTAGAGAACGTGGAAATGATATTATCCTTTTAGCTAATTATTTTTTAGAAAGCTTTTGCAAAGAAAACAAAATGATAAAACTTTCATTTACAACTGAAGCAAAAGAAAAACTTTTAAAATATCCTTATCCAGGAAATATCAGAGAATTAAAAGCAATCACGGATTTGGCTGCTGTAATGGCTACATCTGAATCGGTAGAAGAAGAAAATATTAATTTTAGTTCATTGAATTCATTCAGTGATTTCATGATTGAAGAAACCACGTTAAACGAATACACAAAACGTATTATTAAACATTTTTTAAATAAGTATGACAACAATGTATTAAAAGTTGCCGCAAAACTTGATATAGGAAAATCAACTATCTATAAAATGATCAAAGATCATGAAATCGATATTTAA
- a CDS encoding lipopolysaccharide biosynthesis protein gives MKKYIPLLRMHSTKGFALADQAVVSGGNFLTSILYTRLLGLESYGTFILCWMIVLFISGLQQAFILSPMTTIYAYKTIQDKIKLYLHTLLSMQIIFSLACSIFVLLALQLNKLFIQSTYFKDLTFILPASIFAFIMHDFFRRYFMLMGKSFITLLLDVLSTLLLLFLLYTNIIVEIKDVFKIIAFSYVIPATIGYFSSGMKIGFPLIKYSVKAHWIQGKWLMATSVLQLFSGNYFIILAAGILGTAEIGIIRIAQNIVGILNVLFIAMESYIPISASKIFHNLGMEALIHYLKRMALQGVIITSFICILLALFTQDLIKILYSNDFIQYTPIVQIYALFYILVFISLPLRFAIKTIEQNHHILIGYAISTLFSLLTARFFIVEFGIYGVLSGIIITQLLTQLYYIYALKKYNHAHHSLSVR, from the coding sequence ATGAAAAAATATATTCCATTACTTCGCATGCACAGTACTAAGGGATTTGCCTTAGCAGATCAAGCTGTTGTTAGTGGAGGTAATTTTTTAACATCCATTCTATATACAAGATTATTAGGATTGGAATCATATGGTACATTTATATTATGCTGGATGATTGTTTTATTTATCTCTGGCTTACAGCAGGCTTTCATTTTAAGCCCTATGACAACGATATATGCTTACAAAACAATTCAGGATAAAATTAAGCTGTACTTGCATACCTTACTTTCTATGCAAATTATATTTAGCTTAGCTTGTTCAATATTTGTTCTGCTTGCATTGCAGCTTAATAAGTTATTTATACAGTCTACATATTTTAAAGACTTAACATTCATATTACCTGCTTCCATATTTGCTTTTATAATGCATGATTTTTTCAGAAGATATTTTATGCTTATGGGAAAATCTTTCATCACCTTACTTTTAGACGTATTATCTACTTTACTACTTTTATTTCTTTTGTATACAAACATCATCGTAGAGATAAAAGATGTATTTAAAATAATAGCATTCAGCTATGTAATTCCAGCGACAATTGGGTATTTTTCATCTGGCATGAAAATTGGTTTTCCATTGATCAAATACAGCGTTAAAGCCCACTGGATTCAGGGAAAATGGCTAATGGCAACATCAGTGCTGCAATTATTCTCAGGAAATTATTTTATCATATTAGCAGCAGGAATTTTAGGTACAGCTGAAATCGGAATCATTCGCATTGCTCAAAATATAGTTGGTATATTGAATGTTTTATTCATTGCAATGGAATCTTATATCCCAATATCTGCTTCCAAAATATTTCACAATTTAGGAATGGAAGCATTGATCCATTACTTAAAAAGAATGGCGTTACAAGGGGTCATAATAACTTCTTTTATCTGTATACTTTTAGCTTTATTCACGCAGGATTTAATAAAAATATTATATAGCAATGACTTTATTCAGTACACACCTATTGTGCAAATTTATGCTTTATTCTATATACTCGTTTTTATTTCATTACCACTCAGATTCGCAATCAAAACCATTGAACAAAATCACCACATATTAATTGGATATGCAATCAGCACACTATTCAGTTTATTAACAGCAAGATTTTTTATTGTTGAGTTTGGTATATACGGCGTTCTATCAGGAATTATTATTACACAGTTATTGACACAACTTTATTATATATACGCACTTAAAAAATACAATCATGCACATCATTCACTTAGTGTTAGGTAA
- a CDS encoding polysaccharide biosynthesis/export family protein, with protein sequence MKTYFIYLYIVVVVPMVTSCATQNLFQSDKHSNFISDSIPSSRVEHILKQDDKITISIWNHDDLSVGSLFGVYNSNEVYGKWIIIDQNGEVDLPQIGKVKLDGLTIKNAEDSLRARYAKLIVDPVIVLKVVNMEITVLGEVFKPGTYTIDKDFNTVIELLGKAGGLDFYANKKQIHVIRGEGPTAKKFVLNLTSMEEYKQNNLVLESGDVIFVPMRKGKMIDKKAPIIIPFASALTATLVLISFLTR encoded by the coding sequence ATGAAAACGTACTTCATCTATCTGTATATAGTCGTTGTTGTACCTATGGTAACTTCTTGTGCAACGCAAAATCTTTTTCAAAGTGATAAGCATTCAAATTTTATAAGTGATTCAATACCTTCTTCAAGAGTTGAACATATCTTAAAACAGGATGATAAAATTACCATCAGCATATGGAATCATGATGATTTAAGTGTGGGTTCCTTATTTGGAGTATATAATTCAAATGAAGTATATGGAAAATGGATCATTATTGATCAGAATGGTGAAGTAGATCTGCCTCAAATAGGCAAAGTAAAGTTAGATGGATTAACAATAAAAAATGCTGAAGATTCTTTACGCGCCAGGTATGCAAAGTTAATTGTAGACCCTGTAATCGTATTGAAAGTTGTCAATATGGAAATTACTGTTTTGGGTGAAGTATTTAAGCCTGGTACGTATACCATAGATAAAGATTTTAATACGGTAATAGAACTTTTAGGCAAAGCCGGAGGACTGGATTTCTATGCAAATAAAAAACAAATACATGTAATACGAGGCGAAGGACCAACTGCAAAAAAGTTTGTGCTGAATTTAACCAGTATGGAAGAATACAAACAAAATAATTTAGTATTAGAATCTGGTGATGTAATATTTGTACCAATGCGAAAAGGAAAAATGATTGATAAAAAAGCACCAATCATTATTCCATTTGCAAGTGCGCTGACCGCAACATTAGTACTAATATCATTTTTAACAAGATAA
- a CDS encoding response regulator, whose protein sequence is MNDSDITIYVVEDNEIYSLILSNELMTKTDFCINVFSSGEDMIKNIEEGKKPHIIISDYNLSLQGELKTAVELIEKLNTIDLMIPVIILTSKDDIKTAIEILKKGAFDFVIKNDNAFYQILSSIKKVADLLKLKEEIRIQKLKRSKDIKRMALLFALTTIGFITLLLLK, encoded by the coding sequence ATGAATGATTCAGATATTACGATTTATGTTGTCGAGGACAATGAGATCTATAGCTTGATATTGTCAAATGAATTAATGACGAAAACAGATTTTTGTATTAATGTTTTTTCTTCTGGAGAAGACATGATCAAAAATATTGAAGAAGGTAAAAAACCGCACATTATTATATCCGATTACAATCTAAGTTTACAGGGAGAATTGAAAACTGCTGTAGAATTAATTGAAAAATTAAATACAATTGATTTAATGATCCCGGTAATTATACTTACTTCAAAAGACGATATTAAAACTGCTATTGAAATATTAAAAAAGGGTGCCTTTGATTTTGTAATTAAAAATGACAATGCATTTTATCAGATTCTGTCTTCAATCAAAAAAGTTGCAGACTTGCTAAAACTTAAGGAAGAAATACGGATTCAGAAATTAAAGAGAAGCAAAGATATTAAAAGGATGGCATTATTATTTGCTCTTACAACAATAGGCTTTATAACGTTATTGTTATTAAAATAA